A single region of the Deltaproteobacteria bacterium genome encodes:
- the mreC gene encoding rod shape-determining protein MreC — MPRLGGALVNEIVAPLQNAHHNAFKSVTNAWERYIWLVNVEKERDDLLSKIGTLETENSQLLEYSHENKRLSQLLAFGERTGHVGVAANVIGRDPSNWVRAITIDRGTNHGITPGLAVVDGNAVVGQTTAVSSDSARVLLITDSRSSVDAIVQISRGSGIVEGTSLKELVLRYLVKEYPALPGDRVLTSGLDGVYPKGALIGMVVDVKADVNSLFQDVRLLPSVDFNRLENVLVITAVAKSEPSAQAHSNNLGVVSVGEAKEQ; from the coding sequence TTGCCTAGACTAGGCGGTGCTTTAGTAAACGAAATCGTTGCGCCACTGCAAAATGCACATCATAACGCCTTTAAATCGGTTACGAACGCATGGGAACGCTATATTTGGCTCGTCAATGTTGAGAAGGAGCGGGACGATTTGCTTTCTAAAATTGGCACGCTCGAAACGGAAAACTCTCAATTATTAGAGTATAGTCATGAAAACAAACGCCTCAGCCAGCTCCTAGCTTTTGGCGAGCGAACTGGACATGTTGGCGTAGCGGCAAATGTTATCGGGCGAGACCCTTCGAATTGGGTTCGGGCAATTACCATCGATAGAGGAACGAACCACGGGATAACGCCAGGGCTTGCGGTAGTTGATGGAAATGCAGTCGTAGGGCAAACTACGGCGGTCTCTAGCGATAGCGCGAGAGTGTTGCTCATCACCGATAGCCGTAGTTCTGTCGATGCGATAGTCCAGATTAGCCGCGGATCCGGCATAGTTGAGGGAACTTCGCTCAAGGAGTTAGTTTTGCGCTATCTGGTGAAAGAATATCCGGCACTACCAGGAGATCGAGTTTTAACCTCTGGACTTGATGGCGTTTATCCCAAGGGAGCGCTGATTGGAATGGTGGTGGATGTCAAGGCAGACGTTAACAGCTTGTTTCAGGATGTAAGACTTCTTCCAAGTGTCGATTTTAACCGTTTGGAAAATGTCCTAGTGATTACTGCTGTTGCCAAGAGCGAGCCTAGTGCGCAGGCGCACTCGAATAACTTAGGTGTAGTAAGCGTTGGGGAGGCAAAGGAGCAGTGA
- the rodA gene encoding rod shape-determining protein RodA: MLLLCGAGLGILYSAGFNPESGQSAQMRQQFYSMLVGLLAFVVSVLISPAFWKRYAFLFYGLGCFFLVLVLGTGLIAKGAQRWIAIGSFRMQPSEFMKIAVILALARVFSSENSPRDGYTFRALLMPTAVGAIPALLIVLQPDLGTALSVVLISGTMLLFVGIRAKVFVRLLVVALVGAVPAWNLMHEYQRKRILNFMFPELDPLGSGYHAIQSKIAVGSGMVTGKGFLQGTQTQLSFLPEQTTDFIFSVLAEEWGFLGSTIVICLYALTILHALKISARCSDRFSSLVVIGVCGMLFWHVLINISMVIGCAPVVGITLPLLSYGGSSVVTCMIGLGLVGSISMRRYLFA, translated from the coding sequence ATGCTGTTGCTGTGTGGAGCAGGCTTAGGCATTTTATACAGTGCCGGATTTAATCCAGAGAGTGGGCAAAGTGCGCAAATGCGTCAGCAGTTTTATTCTATGCTGGTGGGCCTGTTAGCTTTTGTGGTTAGTGTGCTGATTAGCCCGGCATTTTGGAAGCGCTATGCTTTTTTATTTTATGGGCTGGGGTGCTTTTTCCTAGTACTCGTTTTGGGCACTGGTCTAATTGCCAAGGGCGCGCAGAGGTGGATAGCTATAGGTTCGTTTCGCATGCAGCCATCAGAGTTTATGAAGATTGCTGTGATTCTTGCTCTGGCGCGCGTTTTTAGTTCTGAGAATTCTCCGCGAGATGGATATACTTTTAGAGCGCTGCTAATGCCCACGGCCGTTGGCGCAATTCCGGCACTGCTAATAGTCTTGCAGCCAGACCTGGGAACGGCACTTAGCGTCGTTCTTATATCTGGAACAATGTTGCTGTTTGTGGGTATCCGCGCCAAGGTCTTTGTTCGACTTTTAGTAGTGGCATTGGTCGGGGCTGTTCCGGCTTGGAATTTGATGCATGAGTATCAGCGGAAGCGCATTCTTAATTTTATGTTTCCCGAGCTTGATCCGCTCGGGAGCGGGTATCATGCAATTCAGTCAAAAATTGCCGTTGGTTCGGGAATGGTTACAGGTAAAGGTTTTTTGCAGGGAACGCAGACTCAACTAAGTTTTCTTCCAGAGCAAACGACGGATTTTATTTTTTCCGTTTTGGCTGAAGAATGGGGTTTTTTGGGCTCTACAATAGTAATCTGCCTTTATGCTCTCACAATACTTCACGCTCTAAAAATTTCCGCTCGCTGTTCCGACCGATTTTCGTCGCTCGTCGTAATCGGCGTTTGCGGCATGCTTTTCTGGCATGTGCTCATAAATATAAGCATGGTAATAGGTTGTGCGCCTGTTGTTGGCATTACGCTTCCGCTGCTTAGTTATGGA
- the mreD gene encoding rod shape-determining protein MreD: protein MLTFAFVAVVGVVLQATIIHSLFPSAIGPDLLLTLVLYLALQSYNPFGLFVAFLLGVFGDFASGLFVGPNAAGFILAFHLAAFMSRKIYADHPVIVALIAFCASIVKFAGFAITLSLSAGINVTSGALMTVLWEALSTAICAPIVMSILRHHAKSGVASARKTHLSAAYMAKAR from the coding sequence GTGTTAACATTTGCTTTTGTTGCGGTGGTAGGAGTGGTTCTTCAAGCGACCATTATTCACTCGCTATTTCCCTCTGCGATTGGGCCAGATTTATTATTGACTCTGGTGTTGTACTTAGCTTTGCAGAGCTATAATCCATTTGGGCTTTTTGTGGCCTTTTTGCTGGGCGTCTTTGGGGATTTTGCGTCTGGCCTGTTTGTTGGCCCAAATGCGGCTGGCTTTATCCTGGCCTTCCACCTGGCAGCCTTTATGTCTCGCAAGATTTATGCAGATCATCCGGTAATTGTAGCGCTTATTGCTTTTTGTGCATCGATTGTAAAATTTGCTGGATTCGCTATCACGCTGTCTCTTTCAGCTGGTATAAACGTTACGAGCGGTGCTCTTATGACGGTGCTTTGGGAGGCGCTTTCCACTGCTATTTGTGCGCCAATAGTAATGTCTATTTTGCGTCATCATGCCAAGTCGGGAGTCGCTAGCGCCAGGAAGACGCATCTATCAGCCGCTTATATGGCAAAGGCCAGATGA
- the mrdA gene encoding penicillin-binding protein 2: protein MKVAGGKQQLASRFLVFGAVVCLAYSFLGVRLWYLQGIQGSYYRDLSENNRTRTVRTVAQRGRFFDRDSRLLVGNRPAFDLALMMEDVTDVEKLLLRLAQITDRDVPQLRAALQDQRRDQPFEPKVIVSDISREELARVMVHRHELPGVIVRVTPSRMYPYQDYLSHQFGYVRQISKTQLFAMDDKWYKAGDKIGQSGLEKQWERRLRGETGYLRLEVDAHGNRRQELGIVDAQAGSDIYLTIDLDLQMAAEEALEGQRGAVVAIDPRNGEILAMASSPSFDANVFSGEMSGDQWLRIAKDPTHPLNNRAIATTYAPGSTFKLIMGIAGLAEGAISSSSTYNCPGFYYFAGRRYHCHKRAGHGTVDLKKAITVSCDSFFYQLGQALGIDNIARYAKMFGLGNVTGVRIPGEKTGVVPSQEWKMENLGERWYRGETLSVSIGQGFMSATPLQLANATAAISSFGKIYRPMIVSKIVNIQTGETEEFLPESRDLPVDLKALSLIRNYAKSVVEDPSGTGKRAAVPGIEVAGKTGTAQVVALGKEGDSEKYKDHALFVSFAPFDEPSIAMAVVVENGGHGGETAAPISKKVMEVYFRKHGVIPAEEVVVLNMGLRAGADS, encoded by the coding sequence ATGAAAGTTGCGGGTGGAAAGCAACAATTGGCAAGTCGATTTTTGGTTTTTGGCGCTGTGGTTTGCTTGGCCTATTCATTTCTAGGGGTAAGGCTGTGGTATCTGCAGGGCATCCAAGGTTCCTATTACCGAGATTTATCAGAAAATAATCGCACGAGGACAGTTAGGACGGTCGCACAGCGTGGAAGGTTTTTCGATCGCGATTCGCGCTTATTAGTCGGCAACCGCCCGGCATTTGATCTCGCGTTGATGATGGAAGATGTTACTGATGTAGAGAAACTTCTATTGAGGCTTGCTCAAATTACCGACCGAGATGTGCCTCAATTGCGAGCGGCGCTCCAAGATCAAAGGCGCGACCAGCCTTTTGAGCCAAAGGTAATTGTTAGCGATATTTCCCGCGAAGAGCTCGCACGTGTAATGGTTCATCGGCATGAGCTTCCGGGAGTGATTGTCAGGGTGACTCCATCGCGGATGTACCCATATCAAGACTACTTATCGCACCAGTTTGGCTATGTGAGGCAGATTAGTAAGACGCAATTGTTTGCCATGGATGATAAGTGGTACAAGGCAGGCGATAAGATAGGGCAAAGTGGCCTTGAAAAGCAGTGGGAAAGGCGCTTGCGCGGCGAAACCGGTTACTTGCGCCTCGAGGTCGATGCTCATGGCAATCGGCGTCAGGAGCTGGGTATAGTCGATGCTCAGGCGGGAAGCGACATATATCTAACTATAGATCTCGACTTGCAGATGGCTGCGGAAGAGGCGCTGGAAGGACAACGCGGCGCAGTAGTCGCTATAGATCCTAGAAACGGGGAGATATTGGCAATGGCCTCTTCTCCTTCGTTTGACGCTAATGTTTTTTCCGGCGAGATGTCCGGGGATCAGTGGCTAAGGATTGCTAAAGATCCTACTCATCCTTTGAACAATCGCGCTATCGCAACTACCTATGCGCCGGGCTCAACGTTTAAGCTAATCATGGGGATAGCAGGGCTTGCAGAGGGCGCAATCAGTAGCTCGTCTACCTACAACTGTCCTGGATTCTATTATTTTGCAGGAAGGCGCTATCACTGTCACAAGCGTGCGGGGCACGGAACTGTAGATCTAAAGAAAGCTATCACGGTTTCCTGCGACAGCTTTTTTTATCAACTTGGCCAGGCTCTCGGAATCGATAATATCGCCAGGTACGCTAAAATGTTTGGCCTAGGCAATGTTACGGGGGTGCGAATTCCCGGCGAAAAGACGGGAGTGGTGCCGTCGCAGGAATGGAAAATGGAGAATTTAGGCGAGCGCTGGTATCGCGGCGAGACTTTGTCGGTCTCGATTGGGCAGGGCTTTATGTCGGCAACACCACTGCAACTAGCTAATGCGACGGCGGCCATTTCGAGTTTCGGAAAAATCTATAGGCCCATGATCGTTTCAAAGATCGTAAATATTCAAACCGGGGAAACCGAGGAATTTCTGCCCGAATCTAGAGATTTGCCGGTAGACCTTAAGGCATTATCCCTCATAAGAAACTACGCAAAATCTGTAGTCGAAGATCCGAGCGGAACCGGCAAACGTGCGGCTGTTCCAGGCATAGAGGTGGCTGGAAAGACTGGTACAGCTCAAGTCGTCGCTCTAGGCAAAGAGGGAGATAGTGAAAAGTATAAGGATCACGCTCTATTCGTTTCATTTGCTCCCTTTGATGAACCCAGTATTGCTATGGCGGTAGTAGTCGAAAACGGTGGACATGGTGGCGAAACTGCGGCGCCGATTTCGAAGAAGGTTATGGAAGTTTATTTTAGGAAGCATGGGGTAATTCCGGCGGAAGAGGTGGTAGTTCTGAATATGGGCTTAAGGGCTGGTGCTGACTCGTGA